A single Cystobacter fuscus DSM 2262 DNA region contains:
- a CDS encoding serine/threonine-protein kinase, with amino-acid sequence MKKPTLFGKYLLLERINVGGMAEVFTAKAFGVEGFERILAIKKILPTMAEDDEFITMFIDEARISVQLNHANIVHIHELGKHEDTYFIAMEYVPGRDLRTILERYRRRKEIMPTAQAVFLASKICEGLDYAHRKKDARGQDLNIIHRDISPQNILISYEGEVKLIDFGIAKAANRSQKTQAGILKGKFGYMSPEQVRGLPIDRRSDIFAVGVILYEMLTGERLFVGESDFSTLEKVRNAEVPAPRQFNPNIPAGLEKVLMKALSGEADTRYQWGSDLQEDLMRFLLAGDAIYSSKHLSAYMKEAFAEDILREAEKMERYASIERPEQIEATGITGDMLRAARKPQAGPSLPASTRPAPSSAPSPARAEYESPSEEDEEPQDEEIGAGDKTQIVDSSSFVFRGQEERESKRPATVPSGPSDSVLVDDSLTGETAYIADSESTLAPTARNSGKPQVVIGEGDGYAGATVIGPAPTSRPEPEEMEAPNATRVGTPGSRSTMLSPALTGERPRLDDEDPDTYDDSSEDERTDAGRDPREEEMTGPIHVPDMEQEAPPEKVAPLPKKTPKPAVQGSRKPPPKVIIASAAAAALVLLVVLGAMLFSGPSTGSLMISVQPAGAEVQIDGQAYPQNKVIELPEGVHSLTASSPGHLSAVQEIRVTPGQQPQFISLVLKEEPSAPGTPPADEHAVAATGTGTPSSNPPTEQQQAPAAAPGETVAGTGTGTGTPPPAAEETPKPALFSAVFVGEPGGAEVEVGGKRVGKTPDATLANLTVGKTYTFVATRAGYQTYSGEFRSNGEEQVKVSFVLKKEEPPPTTVERPTTPKPAVDRPATKPAAAKVVAKPQAVAKGKLACSSRPLGAQIWVDGKYSGRDTPAALGNPLVLPVGSHTIVFKLGSQQSKPQKVNITEGDMAKLVNVQLE; translated from the coding sequence ATGAAGAAGCCGACCCTATTTGGGAAGTACCTCCTCCTCGAGCGCATCAACGTTGGCGGCATGGCGGAGGTTTTCACGGCCAAGGCCTTCGGCGTCGAAGGGTTCGAGCGCATCCTCGCCATCAAGAAGATCCTCCCGACGATGGCGGAGGACGATGAGTTCATCACGATGTTCATCGACGAGGCGCGGATCAGCGTACAGCTGAACCACGCCAACATCGTGCACATCCACGAGCTGGGCAAGCACGAGGACACCTACTTCATCGCCATGGAGTACGTGCCCGGGCGCGACCTGCGCACCATTCTCGAGCGCTACCGTCGGCGCAAGGAGATCATGCCCACGGCGCAGGCCGTCTTCCTGGCCTCGAAAATCTGCGAGGGCCTCGATTACGCGCACCGCAAGAAGGACGCCCGCGGCCAGGACCTGAACATCATCCACCGCGACATCTCTCCGCAGAACATCCTCATCTCCTACGAGGGAGAGGTGAAGCTCATCGACTTCGGTATCGCCAAGGCGGCGAACCGGTCGCAGAAGACGCAAGCCGGCATCCTCAAGGGGAAGTTCGGGTACATGAGCCCGGAGCAGGTCCGTGGCCTCCCCATCGACCGGCGCAGTGACATCTTCGCGGTGGGCGTCATCCTCTACGAGATGCTGACGGGAGAGCGGTTGTTCGTCGGTGAGTCCGACTTCTCCACCCTGGAGAAGGTGCGCAACGCCGAAGTGCCCGCTCCGCGGCAGTTCAACCCGAACATCCCCGCCGGACTCGAGAAGGTGTTGATGAAGGCCCTCTCCGGAGAGGCCGATACCCGGTACCAGTGGGGCTCGGACCTGCAGGAGGACCTGATGCGCTTCCTCCTCGCGGGCGATGCCATCTACTCGTCCAAGCACCTCTCGGCCTACATGAAGGAGGCCTTCGCCGAGGACATCCTGCGCGAAGCCGAGAAGATGGAGCGCTACGCCTCCATCGAGCGCCCAGAGCAGATCGAGGCCACCGGCATCACCGGCGACATGTTGCGCGCTGCCCGCAAGCCTCAGGCGGGCCCCTCCCTGCCGGCGTCTACTCGTCCCGCCCCCTCCTCGGCTCCATCCCCCGCGCGCGCGGAGTATGAGTCTCCTTCCGAGGAGGACGAGGAGCCACAGGACGAGGAGATTGGCGCGGGAGACAAAACGCAGATCGTCGATTCCTCCTCCTTTGTTTTTCGAGGACAGGAAGAAAGAGAGAGCAAGCGGCCCGCCACCGTCCCCTCCGGACCTTCGGACAGCGTGCTGGTCGATGACAGCCTGACGGGTGAAACGGCGTACATCGCCGATTCGGAATCCACGCTGGCTCCCACGGCTCGCAACAGCGGCAAACCCCAGGTGGTCATCGGGGAGGGCGACGGCTATGCCGGGGCAACGGTCATCGGCCCCGCGCCCACCTCCCGGCCGGAGCCAGAGGAGATGGAGGCCCCCAACGCCACCCGGGTGGGGACTCCGGGCTCGCGCAGTACCATGTTGAGTCCGGCGCTCACGGGCGAGCGGCCGCGGCTGGACGACGAGGATCCCGACACCTACGACGACTCGTCCGAGGATGAACGCACGGACGCCGGGAGGGATCCTCGGGAAGAGGAGATGACGGGACCCATCCACGTCCCGGATATGGAGCAGGAGGCGCCGCCCGAGAAGGTCGCGCCACTCCCCAAGAAGACGCCCAAGCCCGCCGTCCAGGGCAGCCGGAAGCCGCCGCCCAAGGTGATCATCGCCAGCGCCGCGGCCGCCGCTCTGGTGTTGCTCGTCGTCCTCGGGGCCATGTTGTTCTCCGGACCCAGCACGGGCAGCTTGATGATCTCCGTTCAACCCGCGGGCGCCGAGGTCCAGATCGACGGGCAGGCCTACCCCCAGAACAAGGTCATTGAACTGCCAGAAGGCGTTCATTCGCTGACCGCGTCCTCCCCCGGACACCTGTCGGCGGTTCAGGAAATTCGCGTCACCCCGGGGCAGCAGCCTCAGTTCATCTCGCTCGTGCTGAAGGAGGAGCCCTCCGCGCCTGGCACTCCTCCCGCTGATGAGCATGCGGTGGCGGCCACGGGCACCGGGACCCCTTCGTCCAATCCTCCCACCGAACAGCAGCAGGCTCCCGCTGCCGCTCCGGGCGAGACCGTAGCGGGCACGGGGACCGGTACCGGCACGCCCCCTCCTGCCGCGGAGGAAACGCCCAAGCCGGCTCTGTTCTCGGCGGTGTTCGTGGGGGAACCGGGCGGCGCCGAGGTCGAGGTGGGTGGCAAGCGCGTGGGAAAGACGCCCGATGCCACGCTCGCCAATCTCACCGTGGGCAAGACCTACACCTTCGTGGCGACCCGCGCCGGCTACCAGACCTACTCGGGTGAGTTCCGCTCCAATGGCGAGGAGCAGGTCAAGGTCTCCTTCGTCCTCAAGAAGGAGGAGCCTCCGCCCACGACCGTCGAGCGTCCCACAACGCCCAAGCCCGCCGTCGACCGGCCCGCGACCAAGCCCGCCGCGGCGAAGGTCGTCGCCAAGCCCCAGGCCGTCGCCAAGGGCAAGCTCGCCTGCAGCTCGCGTCCGCTCGGCGCCCAGATCTGGGTGGATGGCAAGTACTCGGGCCGGGACACTCCCGCCGCCCTCGGCAACCCCCTCGTGCTTCCCGTGGGCAGCCATACCATCGTCTTCAAGCTCGGCTCCCAACAGAGCAAGCCCCAGAAGGTGAACATCACCGAAGGGGACATGGCCAAGCTCGTCAACGTACAGCTCGAGTAG